A single window of Colletotrichum higginsianum IMI 349063 chromosome 8, whole genome shotgun sequence DNA harbors:
- a CDS encoding Zinc knuckle, with protein MRCRRPKPRRRAVRLSACPNGAGTEYNSPMPTLDAFPAKDLSWIQFNCCRSHLRIRDLCFYLQKPQDPCYVNPDNEQLGSVPDPTQPLHPTFTALQDPPLNMNLQLPGYWLETKDDWPQIDGKDCPVVDDENRPVHVSRRVAFYVSKRIHRAEWEVTWEEGVNKHYVAYLRIGDIHFTNFYNRIQGRTIDFDQLFGNPLVCSPKSVIICDGNAHHAHWGGREVRRTQADARAIRNATADAGMCHLVRDGKTPTYKCGNITTTIDLAVVGADLEPLVRTCLVLRPRGFESDHALIHVVLNLPVEQDPRQSLRWDKVTKEQFCDALSPRLRSYLGNPDELAPDPTVDTVGRFLPRLCRAVKETMDDVVPKTDPNPLRQPPRPIQLERALAKETNLRHIVQRQSPGTAVRKIASQRWQEAILNTNKALQTIKRCAWRRFTVNAAKTTTGLHGLIRQARAASKPRPSAHIPFLQKTGGGKSTSDVESALVFRHALFDITGDKSCSTLSSAQINTVIDRYTRPLPAKSSVSVPSASSAPDSGPVTGSDSGNNSGLHYVSDSSNPLPLSSSGSDSGSPSFSDSPSLTPAPSLGSSSHGPRASNSSADEPTSGSALSNPSANGKDRSESKAKRKHRGQGFEGVSQTLPLPNGRRATSRCTAPDPPRPRSAQGSSDQPLTFDQLVDASAKRLRQKSSGGSRRPRRTRAQMAALKRLVAEAPPQVTSYTIRKIVRKMPRRKSPGPDGITTEALKMGLDVLLPYLVYVFTACIKLGHFPDCFKESLTVMIRKEGKPHDDLPKSYRPIALLSSVGKILERLVADHLKDLALRYKLVPPTQFGFAGRNCTKAVELIVNGVYNGWCGRTPSKKWKTSLLGLDISGAYDHVKHLELLLVLIDMGLPRWLIQFVWAFISARCTYLVLPGFTSPKFWVHIGIPQGSPMSPILFALFTAPMLEILEEEAKKAGAKFIILGLSYVDDTYIMVSSDDWEDNRNKLADLHEKLLDWATPRGLRFDPTKYNVMHFSRSNREEENCILVPPIPGLSSGSLVPKRERVKKGKGEASGGTEGSEVARQGGLRILGVIVDPELHWEHHIQHVSVLVSSLQFSSSRVILLT; from the exons ATgcgttgccgtcgtccaaAACCGAGGCGTCGCGCCGTACGTCTCTCCGCGTGTCCTAATGGTGCAGGCACCGAGTACAACTCACCGATGCCCACG TTGGACGCCTTCCCGGCGAAAGACCTCTCCTGGATCCAGTTCAACTGCTGCAGAAGCCACCTACGCATCCGAGACCTGTGCTTCTACTTGCAGAAGCCCCAAGACCCATGCTACGTCAACCCAGACAACGAGCAACTCGGTTCTGTGCCCGACCCGACCCAGCCACTGCATCCGACTTTCACAGCGCTACAGGATCCGCCTCTGAACATGAACCTACAGCTCCCGGGCTACTGGCTCGAGACCAAAGACGACTGGCCCCAGATTGATGGGAAGGATtgccccgtcgtcgacgacgagaacagACCGGTTCACGTGTCGAGACGGGTCGCCTTCTATGTCTCGAAGCGTATACATCGGGCAGAATGGGAGGTTACGTGGGAGGAAGGCGTCAACAAGCATTACGTCGCCTATCTTCGGATCGGCGACATCCACTTCACCAACTTCTACAACCGCATTCAAGGCCGCACCATCGACTTTGACCAGCTCTTCGGCAATCCCCTCGTCTGCAGTCCCAAGTCTGTCATCATATGCGACGGGAACGCTCATCATGCGCATTGGGGTGGCCGGGAGGTACGGCGCACACAAGCAGATGCGAGAGCCATACGCAACGCCACGGCCGACGCTGGTATGTGTCACTTGGTGCGGGACGGCAAGACGCCTACATACAAATGCggcaacatcaccaccaccatcgatCTCGCAGTCGTGGGCGCCGATCTGGAGCCCTTGGTGCGCACCTGTCTGGTACTGAGGCCGCGTGGCTTCGAATCCGACCACGCCCTGATACACGTCGTGTTGAATCTCCCGGTCGAGCAAGACCCTCGCCAGTCGCTCAGATGGGACAAAGTCACCAAGGAACAGTTCTGTGACGCCCTTTCGCCTCGTCTCCGCTCCTATCTCGGCAACCCTGACGAGCTGGCGCCAGACCCCACCGTGGACACTGTGGGCCGCTTCCTCCCGCGCCTCTGCCGTGCTGTGAAGGAGAccatggacgacgtcgtGCCCAAGACCGACCCCAATCCACTTCGTCAACCACCCAGGCCCATACAACTGGAGCGCGCCCTAGCCAAGGAGACGAACCTCCGGCACATAGTCCAGAGGCAGAGTCCTGGCACGGCTGTCCGCAAGATAGCCTCCCAGCGTTGGCAAGAGGCAATCTTGAACACCAACAAGGCGCTGCAGACTATCAAGCGGTGCGCTTGGCGCCGCTTCACCGTCAACGCGGCCAAGACCACGACCGGTCTACATGGCCTGATTCGACAAGCCCGCGCGGCCAGCAAgcctcggccgtctgctCACATCCCCTTTCTTCAGAAGACAGGCGGCGGCAAGTCTACGtccgacgtcgagagcgcccTGGTCTTCCGCCACGCCCTCTTTGACATCACGGGCGACAAGTCTTGCTCTACCTTGAGCTCGGCCCAGATAAATACGGTCATCGACCGATATACACGTCCTTTGCCAGCCAAATCGTCCGTCTCCGTTCCGTCTGCCAGCTCCGCACCGGACTCTGGCCCGGTCACCGGCTCGGATTCCGGCAACAACTCTGGGTTACACTACGTCTCAGACTCTTCCAATCCTCTCCCGCTATCCAGCTCTGGCTCTGACTCCGGCTCACCCTCTTTCTCGGATTCTCCCAGTCTCACCCCCGCACCAAGTCTCGGCTCATCCAGTCACGGCCCACGTGCCTCCAACTCCTCAGCTGACGAACCCACGTCCGGTTCCGCGCTTTCCAACCCTTCAGCCAACGGCAAAGACAGGTCTGAGTCCAAAGCCAAGCGCAAGCATAGAGGCCAAGGGTTCGAGGGGGTCTCGCAGACCCTTCCACTCCCCAACGGGCGCCGTGCTACTTCGAGATGCACCGCCCCggatcctcctcgcccacgGTCTGCACAAGGATCATCAGACCAGCCCTTGACCTTCGACCAGCTGGTGGATGCTTCTGCCAAGAGGCTACGTCAGAAATCCTCTGGGGGCTCCCGCAGACCGCGTCGCACCCGTGCCCAGATGGCGGCCCTCAAGAGGCTGGTGGCTGAAGCGCCTCCGCAAGTGACCAGCTACACCATCCGCAAAATCGTCAGGAAAATGCCCCGCCGCAAATCCCCCGGCCCGGACGGCATCACGACCGAAGCGCTCAAGATGGGGCTAGACGTTCTGCTGCCGTACCTGGTGTACGTCTTCACGGCCTGCATCAAGCTCGGCCACTTCCCGGACTGTTTCAAGGAGTCCCTCACTGTCATGATCCGGAAAGAGGGCAAGCCCCATGACGACCTCCCCAAGAGCTACCGGCCTATTGCTCTGCTCTCCTCTGTCGGCAAGATCCTGGAGCGGTTGGTGGCCGACCATCTGAAGGACCTCGCCCTACGATACAAGCTCGTCCCTCCCACGCAGTTCGGCTTTGCCGGCAGGAACTGCACCAAGGCGGTCGAGCTCATCGTCAACGGGGTGTACAATGGCTGGTGCGGCAGGACCCCCAGCAAAAAGTGGAAGACCAGCCTACTGGGTCTCGACATATCCGGGGCTTACGACCACGTCAAGCatctcgagctgctgctggtccTCATCGACATGGGCTTGCCGCGTTGGCTTATACAATTCGTCTGGGCATTCATATCCGCTCGCTGCACTTATCTCGTGCTCCCGGGCTTCACCTCCCCCAAGTTCTGGGTTCACATCGGCATCCCCCAGGGAAGTCCTATGTCTCCAATCTTGTTCGCCCTGTTCACGGCCCCGATGTTGGAAATcttggaagaggaggccaagaaagCTGGCGCCAAGttcatcatcctcggcctctcgTACGTCGACGACACCTACATCATGGTCTCCTCTGACGATTGGGAAGATAATCGTAACAAGCTGGCCGACTTGCATGAGAAGCTTTTGGACTGGGCCACCCCTCGCGGGCTTCGCTTCGATCCCACCAAGTACAATGTCATGCATTTCTCCAGAAGTAATCGTGAAGAGGAGAATTGCATCTTGGTGCCCCCTATCCCTGGCTTGAGCAGTGGCAGCTTGGTGCCCAAGCGGGAAAGGGtcaagaaggggaaaggggaagcGAGCGGTGGCACAGAGGGTTCCGAGGTGGCAAGGCAAGGGGGCCTCCGAATCTTGGGCGTCATCGTAGACCCCGAACTGCACTGGGAGCACCACATCCAGCACGTGAGTGTTTTGGTTTCCTCCCTCcaattctcttcctctcgcGTAATTTTGCTGACGTAG
- a CDS encoding Potassium uptake protein, producing MEASTTNLPPNSPASATGAAASKITIEEKLERHKSGSTVDEWEILRHRPDVGSSSGVGVAGGVYSSRDLNRVASNRRLSRAVTRDSAADVDESGDDWRRDDGRKKQVFTGTTLMWLAYQSIGVIYGDIGTSPLYVFSSTFTDLPTKNDLTQVLSLIIWSLTLMVTIKYVFIVLHADNEGEGGTFSCYSLLTRYANITNFDPREEATVRMERHNTQDVRPVTRGIRAVIEKSTVTRGFLKTIGVLAVSMVIADGILTPAQSVLGAIQGLSVVKPDIDTSTIVGTTCGILVLLFLIQPLGTTKLASTFAPIVIVWLGFNGAFGIYNLVMHDHTVLKAFSPYYAIHFFVEKKTEGWRMLGGVLLCFTGVEALFADLGAFSMRAVQMSWLLWTYPCLVLAYSGQAAHLAVMPEKYTNPFFNTVPPGMLYPSLILAVLAAIVASQAIITATFQLSSQIMKLSYCPQMKVVHTSETFHGQVYVPLLNWLLMLGTILVTAVYNNTTSLGHAYGVCVIFVTFFDTLMVTLVAILVWGLPVWLVFLPALAFATLDGLYLSSALNKVPDGAWFTLLISALMAGMFLLWRFGKENQWRAEAEDRFHPSALVAKNAEGALALTPRWGGDALSPVRGFGIFFDKTGIQTPSVFTHFASKLGALPDVAVFFHLHPVEVPTVPDAERYHISRFANIPGCYRLVVRHGFMDEVVSPDLGALVYEQVRRFVVRQATAKAAASSEQETTTSWEDTEGPPELRDERLSAELAKIDRAYAHKVLYVVGKGQMHIRTGTSILRRVTLGTFLWIRDNTRAKIANLRLAMERVVEVGFVKEI from the exons ATGGAAGCTTCAACGACCAACCTCCCTCCCAACTCCCCGGCCtccgccaccggcgccgcggcgtccaAAATAACAatcgaggagaagctcgagagGCACAAGTCCGGATCGACTGTTGACGAGTGGGAAATCCTGCGCCACCGTCCCGACGTCGGCTCCAGctccggcgtcggcgtcgccggcggcgtctacTCGAGCCGCGACCTCAATCGCGTCGCCTCGAACCGCCGCCTCTCGCGCGCCGTCACCCGGGACTCGGCtgccgatgtcgacgagAGCGGCGACGACTGGCGCCGCGACGATGGCAGGAAGAAGCAGGTCTTTACGGGGACCACCCTGATGTG GCTCGCGTATCAGTCAATCGGTGTCATCTATGGTGATATCGGGACGAG CCCCCTCTACGTCTTCTCGTCCACCTTCACAGACCTCCCGACCAAGAACGACCTCACCCAGGTCCTCTCCCTCATCATCTGGTCTCTCACCCTCATGGTCACCATCAAATACGTCTTCATTGTGCTCCACGCGGATaacgagggcgagggcggcacgTTTTCCTGCTACTCCCTCTTGACTCGATAT GCCAACATCACCAACTTCGACCCCCGCGAAGAGGCCACCGTCCGCATGGAACGCCACAACACCCAGGACGTGCGCCCCGTCACCCGCGGCATCCGCGCCGTCATAGAGAAGAGCACCGTCACGCGGGGCTTTCTCAAGACCATCGGCGTCCTGGCCGTGTCCATGgtcatcgccgacggcatcctGACCCCCGCCCAGTCAGTCCTGGGCGCCATCCAGGGCCTCTCCGTCGTCAAGCCCGACATCGACACCtccaccatcgtcggcacCACCTgcggcatcctcgtccttctcttcctcatccaGCCCCTCGGCACCACCAAGCTCGCCAGCACCTTCGcgcccatcgtcatcgtctggCTCGGCTTCAACGGCGCCTTCGGCATCTACAACCTCGTCATGCACGACCACACCGTCCTCAAGGCCTTCAGCCCCTACTACGCCATCCACTTCttcgtcgagaagaagaccGAGGGCTGGAGAAtgctcggcggcgtgctGCTCTGCTTTACCGGTGTCGAGGCCCTGTTCGCCGACCTGGGCGCGTTTAGCATGCGCGCCGTGCAGATGAGCTGGCTGCTGTGGACGTACCCatgcctcgtcctcgcctaCAGCGGACAGGCCGCCCACCTCGCCGTCATGCCGGAGAAGTACACCAACCCCTTCTTCAACACGGTGCCCCCGGGGATGCTATATCCGAGTCTGATCCTGGCCGTTTTGGCTGCCATTGTCGCGTCGCAGGCCATCATTACGGCAACTTTCCAG CTCTCGAGCCAAATCATGAAGCTCTCCTATTGCCCGCAGATGAAGGTAGTCCACACCTCCGAGACCTTCCACGGCCAGGTCTACGTTCCGCTGCTCAACTGGCTCCTCATGCTCGGCACGATCCTCGTCACGGCCGTGTACAACAACACGACCAGCCTCGGCCACGCGTACGGCGTCTGCGTCATCTTCGTCACCTTCTTCGACACCCTCATGGTCACCCTggtcgccatcctcgtctgGGGCCTGCCGGTCTGGCTCGTCTTCCTCCCGGCCCTGGCCTTCGCCACGCTCGACGGCCTGTACCTCTCCTCGGCCCTCAACAAGGTCCCCGACGGCGCCTGGTTCACGCTGCTGATCTCGGCCCTCATGGCCGGCATGTTCCTCCTCTGGCGCTTCGGCAAGGAGAACCAGTggcgcgccgaggccgaggaccgCTTCCACCCGagcgccctcgtcgccaagAACGCCGAAGGCGCGCTGGCGCTCACCCCGCGGTggggcggcgacgcgctCTCGCCCGTCCGCGGCTTCGGCATCTTCTTCGACAAGACGGGCATCCAGACGCCCAGCGTCTTCACGCACTTCGCGTCCAAGCTCGGCGCCCTGCCggacgtcgccgtcttcttccaccTGCACCCGGTCGAGGTGCCCACCGTCCCGGACGCCGAGCGCTACCACATCTCGCGCTTCGCCAACATTCCCGGGTGCTACCGCCTCGTCGTGCGGCACGGCTTcatggacgaggtcgtcaGCCCGGACCTGGGCGCCCTGGTGTACGAGCAGGTGCGCCGGTTCGTAGTCAGGCAGGCcacggccaaggccgccgccagcagcgagcaggagacgacgacgtcctggGAGGACACGGAGGGGCCGCCCGAGTTGCGGGACGAGCGGTTGTCGGCGGAGCTGGCCAAGATTGACCGGGCTTACGCGCACAAGGTCCTGTATGTGGTGGGCAAGGGGCAGATGCACATCCGCACGGGGACGAGCATCCTGAGGAGGGTCACTCTGGGAACGTTCTTGTGGATCCGGGATAACACCAGAGCCAAGATTGCGAACCTGAGGCTGGCGATGGAGAGGGTTGTTGAGGTCGGGTTCGTCAAGGAGATTTAA
- a CDS encoding Branched-chain amino acid aminotransferase — protein MAAFPPPPVNTIDWSNVGFKVREVNGHIESTYSVSTGQWTPLKFVADPFMRIHGMAPALNYGQQAYEGLKAFRAPGDQTINIFRPDKNAVRLQHSADVVSMPRVPEDLFLAACKAAVSLNAGYVPPHETGAAMYIRPQLYGSSAQLGLSPPEEYVFAVFVIPTGVYHGTHPVKALILDDFDRAAPNGTGHAKVGGNYAPVLRFSDRARTEGYGITLHLDSVRHEDIDEFSTSGFIGVKKQGDDDVTLVVPDSKCVIDSVTSDSIQHIARSFGWKVEKRVIKYGELPTFSEVMAAGTAAALVPIRSITRRVEATSPQSLVAAAGAQERVSSAKAGEETVTFIPEGQDEAGDICLRLLSTLKGIQLGKLKDEFGWNVAVGAADGTAVVGEQKTNGSA, from the exons ATGGCCGCCTTCCCGCCCCCTCCGGTCAACACCATTGACTGGTCCAACGTCGGCTTCAAGGTCCGCGAAG TCAACGGTCACATCGAGTCGACCTACTCCGTCTCGACCGGCCAATGGACGCCCCTCAAGTTCGTCGCCGACCCCTTCATGCGCATCCACGGCATGGCACCCGCCCTCAACTACGGCCAGCAGGCCTACGAGGGCCTCAAGGCCTTCCGCGCCCCCGGGGACCAGACCATCAACATCTTCCGCCCGGACAAGAACGCCGTGCGCCTGCAGCACTcggccgacgtcgtctcCATGCCCCGCGTGCCCGAGgacctcttcctcgccgcctgcaaggccgccgtctccctcAACGCCGGCTACGTCCCGCCCCACGAGACGGGCGCCGCCATGTACATCCGCCCGCAGCTGTACGGCTCGTCGGCCCAGCTCGGCCTGAGCCCGCCCGAGGAGTacgtcttcgccgtcttcgtcatccccACGGGCGTCTACCACGGCACCCACCCGGTCAAGgccctcatcctcgacgacttTGACCGCGCCGCCCCCAACGGCACGGGGCACGCCAAGGTCGGCGGCAACTACGCGCCCGTGTTGCGCTTCAGCGACCGCGCCCGCACCGAGGGCTACGGCATCACGCTGCACCTCGACAGCGTCCGGCACGAGGACATTGACGAGTTCAGCACGAGCGGCTTCATCGGCGTCAAGaagcagggcgacgacgacgtcacGCTCGTCGTGCCGGACTCCAAGTGCGTCATCGACAGCGTCACGAGCGACAGCATCCAGCACATTGCGCGCAGCTTCGGCTGGAAGGTCGAGAAGCGAGTG ATCAAGTACGGCGAGCTGCCCACCTTTTCCGAGGTCATGGCGgcgggcacggcggcggcgctggtgcCGATCCGGTCCATCACGCGACGGGTCGAGGCGACCTCGCCGCAGTCcctcgtggcggcggcgggcgcccAGGAGCGGGTCAGCAgcgccaaggccggcgaggagacgGTGACGTTCATCCCCGAGGGCCAGGATGAGGCGGGCGACATCTGCCTCAGGCTGCTGTCGACGCTCAAGGGCATCCAGCTCGGCAAGCTCAAGGACGAGTTCGGATGGAACGTTGCTgtcggcgcggcggacggCACGGCGGTCGTCGGTGAGCAGAAGACGAACGGGTCGGCGTAG
- a CDS encoding C6 transcription factor: MPVGAKLPSHHIDGPNSLTKPRGSRKKSRCPGERPTCSFCERLGQPCVYNTPGEVPDAQQQTRRSSDMSETATPRAISANSTSVVCKKSRATRRPRTGQQCRSRSSKPQVRHWPGQRHHHSRERHTTSTDPQDSPLSSPADAGLTETGRRYLLWIHGQPITLFAEDTFLPSLPSRDPELILALEALVLRYPPGSLTSQVARQLEGKARESRRMVMDRVTEGRVELSTLQSLCLLNMFDFASGHVTQSGLDLAIASHLAHSIPPSANPANAQEIAHCLRSIAVLQNLQGCCAIPAAPSSSSSSFSSSSSSYPISASSAIPYCSLPEPPPDDPPSPEKAISAAAADFSVVWRMAQTYAAAAAVAPDAPPPWDSRSDYSRVLQCHHDMDCRAPQRFRFATNRIDRRDPAELRARRRYWMPFLLIQFVHETVPCLLNHPFLLSRRLRHLRHTMPVHFIQQSFESLSRTAGWVVFFLDVLETKALAAPPDPVVAHCVIVVATIHLQHSFVRDPILRGKATTGFDKCMRFLERMGAVWPCVANMANNLRKLQDSIVVKPAPDRDGHTNTQNPSFSIDTRLLGDLLVYDRAGRPDAGRDQSVFGPTLRSDIDDARTAIPTPGDADAAEFDLVGSAGISAHKAVPDSAAVYAPDEEIAAAAAVVPETSASADLGEDARGPSFEDIFFDGAWPLGDPADRFFEANDYGRAIDDWLNLDC; the protein is encoded by the exons ATGCCGGTAGGAGCAAAACTTCCTTCCCATCATATCGATGGACCAAACAGTCTCACGAAGCCGCGCGGCAGCCGCAAAAAGTCCCGGTGTCCGGGCGAGAGACCGACCTGCTCGTTCTGCGAGCGCCTCGGCCAGCCCTGCGTCTACAACACCCCTGGCGAGGTGCCCGACGCACAGCAGCAGACACGACGCAGCAGCGACATG TCCGAAACCGCAACCCCTCGAGCCATCAGCGCCAACTCAACAAGTGTCGTCTGCAAAAAGAGCCGCGCCACCCGCAGACCCCGGACCGGACAGCAATGCCGGTCCCGTTCCTCGAAGCCCCAGGTGCGTCACTGGCCCGGCCAGAGACACCATCACTCGCGCGAGAGACACACGACGTCTACTGACCCCCAGGACAGCCCCCTTTCGAgtcccgccgacgccgggctGACGGAAACGGGGCGGCGGTATTTGCTCTGGATCCACGGCCAGCCCATTACGCTTTTTGCCGAGGACACTTTCCTCCCGTCCCTCCCGTCGCGTGACCCCGAGCTGATCCTTGCTTTGGAGGCGCTGGTTCTCCGGTATCCCCCCGGTTCCCTCACGAGCCAGGTCGCGCGGCAGCTGGAGGGCAAGGCGCGGGAGTCACGCCGGATGGTGATGGACCGCGTGACCGAAGGGCGAGTCGAGCTCTCGACGCTGCAGTCGCTGTGTCTGCTCAACATGTTCGACTTTGCGT CCGGGCACGTCACGCAGTCCGGTCTCGACCTGGCCATCGCCAGCCATCTCGCCCACAGCATCCCGCCATCCGCCAACCCGGCCAACGCCCAGGAGATAGCCCACTGCCTGCGGAGCATCGCCGTCCTCCAGAACCTCCAGGGCTGCTGCGCGATCCCGGCCGCCCCCagctcatcctcctcctccttctcctcctcgtcctcctcctacCCCAtttcggcctcgtccgcaaTCCCCTACTGTAGCCTCCCGGAACCCCCGCCGGACGACCCCCCGTCGCCGGAGAAGGCCATCtcggctgccgccgcggacTTCAGCGTCGTCTGGCGCATGGCCCAGAcctacgccgccgccgccgccgtcgccccggACGCCCCGCCGCCCTGGGACTCGCGCTCCGACTACTCCCGCGTCCTGCAGTGCCACCACGACATGGACTGCCGCGCGCCCCAGCGGTTCCGCTTCGCGACGAACCGGATCGACCGGCGGGACCCGGCGGAGCTGCGCGCCCGGCGGCGGTACTGGATgcccttcctcctcatccagTTCGTCCACGAGACCGTCCCGTGCCTGCTGAACCACCCGTTCCTGCTCTCGAGGCGGCTGCGCCACCTCCGGCACACGATGCCCGTGCACTTCATCCAGCAGTCCTTCGAGAGCCTGAGCCGCACAGCCGGCTgggtcgtcttcttcctcgacgtgCTGGAGAccaaggccctcgccgcgccGCCGGACCCCGTCGTGGCCCActgcgtcatcgtcgtcgcgaCGATCCACCTGCAGCACAGCTTCGTGCGCGACCCCATCCTGCGCGGCAAGGCAACGACGGGCTTCGACAAGTGCATGAGGTTTTTGGAGCGGATGGGGGCCGTCTGGCCGTGCGTGGCCAACATG GCAAACAACCTGAGGAAACTTCAGGACAGCATCGTCGTCAAACCCGCGCCGGACCGGGACGGCCACACCAACACCCAGAACCCGTCCTTCTCCATCGACACCCGGCTCCTCGGGGACCTGCTCGTCTACGACCGCGCGGGCCGGCCAGACGCCGGCCGCGACCAGTCCGTCTTCGGCCCGACCCTGCGATccgacatcgacgacgcGAGGACGGCCATCCCCACCCCCGGCGACGCGGACGCCGCGGAgttcgacctcgtcggctcCGCGGGCATCTCGGCGCACAAGGCGGTGCCCGACAGCGCGGCCGTCTACGCcccggacgaggagatcgcggccgcggcggccgtcgtcccgGAGACCTCTGCCTCGGCGGACCTCGGGGAGGACGCGAGGGGCCCTTCGTTCGAGGACATCTTCTTCGACGGCGCTTGGCCGCTCGGGGACCCGGCGGACCGGTTCTTTGAGGCGAACGACTACGGCCGGGCGATTGACGACTGGTTGAACCTTGACTGCTGA